One part of the Andrena cerasifolii isolate SP2316 chromosome 4, iyAndCera1_principal, whole genome shotgun sequence genome encodes these proteins:
- the LOC143367725 gene encoding putative cytosolic Fe-S cluster assembly factor GH10760 isoform X1, producing the protein MRKMASRFSGALQITNLDDFITPSQECIKPIEIQASKSKTGARIKIEEDGAPVLLNKAGESEKLQKVEITLSDCLACSGCITSAESVLVTQQSQEELLKVFREKVSQSRSGDGTCSTYIVVSLSVQAVLSIAERYNLSPEQGLTKLAGYFYQLGADTVLDMTVADDFALLESAKEFVERYKVAKSGSKNQLPMLSSSCPGWVCYAEKTHGSFILPYISVTKSPQQIMGSLVKYHLAETMGLSPEQVYHVSLMPCYDKKLEASREDFYNNQSKSRDVDCVITPIELEQMLNENNIPLSEINEKEVQRPFEPQMDKLKNDLYGHSGSGSGGYADFILRYAAKQLFDEEIVTVEFRSLRNPDFQEAIFQKDGETLLTFAIANGFRNIQNLVQKLKRGKCPYDYVEVMACPCGCLNGGAQIRPSSNIQPRELALKLDSIYHELPQSNPEKNQVVQNLYKTWLGGEYTDKALTFFHTQYHEIKKMNTALAIKW; encoded by the exons AAAAATGGCATCCCGGTTTAGCGGAGCATTACAAATTACCAATCTGGATGATTTTATCACTCCCTCGCAG gAATGCATAAAACCCATAGAAATCCAGGCTTCAAAGAGTAAAACTGGTGcaagaattaaaattgaagagGACGGAGCACCTGTTTTATTAAACAAA GCTGGGGAATCTGAAAAACTACAGAAAGTTGAGATCACGCTCTCCGATTGTTTGGCTTGCAGCGGTTGCATTACATCCGCGGAGAGCGTGTTAGTTACTCAACAGAGCCAGGAGGAGTTGCTAAAAGTATTTAGAGAGAAAGTGTCCCAATCTCGT aGCGGCGACGGTACATGTTCGACGTACATAGTAGTCAGCCTTTCCGTGCAGGCGGTGCTATCCATCGCGGAGCGTTATAATCTGAGTCCGGAACAAGGGCTGACTAAACTTGCTGGTTACTTTTATCAATTGGGAGCAGACACGGTTCTAGATATGACTGTAGCCGATGATTTTGCTCTTCTAGAGTCTGCGAAAGAATTTGTAGAACGTTACAAAGTAGCTAAAAGTGGTTCGAAGAATCAGCTACCAATGTTGTCGTCGTCTTGTCCAG GCTGGGTGTGTTATGCTGAGAAAACCCATGGTAGCTTCATACTTCCGTACATAAGCGTAACAAAGTCCCCTCAACAAATTATGGGATCGTTGGTTAAATATCATTTAGCTGAAACTATGGGTCTCTCGCCAGAGCAAGTATATCATGTCTCCCTTATGCCCTGTTACGATAAGAAGTTAGAGGCATCTAGAGAAGATTTTTACAACAACCAAAGTAAATCTAGAGACGTAGATTGTGTTATAACGCCAA TTGAATTAGAGCAAATGCTTAACGAGAACAATATTccgttaagtgaaataaatgaaaaggaAGTTCAAAGGCCTTTCGAACCGCAAATGGACAAGTTAAAGAATGATTTATACGGCCACAGCGGCTCAGGATCTGGTGGTTACGCTGATTTTATTCTTCGCTATGCTGCGAAGCAACTGTTCGACGAAGAGATCGTAACGGTTGAGTTTAGAAGTCtccgaaatcctgattttcagGAAGCAATTTTCCAAAAGGATGGAGAGACACTATTAACATTTGCAATCGCTAACGGATTTCGAAATATACAAAATCTAGTGCAAAAATTGAAACGAGGAAAATGCCCGTATGATTACGTTGAAGTTATGGCGTGCCCTTGTG GGTGTCTTAATGGAGGAGCTCAAATTAGACCCTCGAGTAACATCCAACCACGTGAATTGGCACTGAAATTGGACTCTATATATCACGAGCTACCTCAGAGTAATCCCGAGAAAAATCAGGTTGttcaaaatttgtataaaacttGGCTAGGTGGAGAGTACACTGACAAAGCTTTGACATTCTTCCACACGCAATACCATGAAATTAAGAAGATGAATACAGCTCTCGCAATAAAGTGGTAA
- the LOC143367725 gene encoding putative cytosolic Fe-S cluster assembly factor GH10760 isoform X2 has product MASRFSGALQITNLDDFITPSQECIKPIEIQASKSKTGARIKIEEDGAPVLLNKAGESEKLQKVEITLSDCLACSGCITSAESVLVTQQSQEELLKVFREKVSQSRSGDGTCSTYIVVSLSVQAVLSIAERYNLSPEQGLTKLAGYFYQLGADTVLDMTVADDFALLESAKEFVERYKVAKSGSKNQLPMLSSSCPGWVCYAEKTHGSFILPYISVTKSPQQIMGSLVKYHLAETMGLSPEQVYHVSLMPCYDKKLEASREDFYNNQSKSRDVDCVITPIELEQMLNENNIPLSEINEKEVQRPFEPQMDKLKNDLYGHSGSGSGGYADFILRYAAKQLFDEEIVTVEFRSLRNPDFQEAIFQKDGETLLTFAIANGFRNIQNLVQKLKRGKCPYDYVEVMACPCGCLNGGAQIRPSSNIQPRELALKLDSIYHELPQSNPEKNQVVQNLYKTWLGGEYTDKALTFFHTQYHEIKKMNTALAIKW; this is encoded by the exons ATGGCATCCCGGTTTAGCGGAGCATTACAAATTACCAATCTGGATGATTTTATCACTCCCTCGCAG gAATGCATAAAACCCATAGAAATCCAGGCTTCAAAGAGTAAAACTGGTGcaagaattaaaattgaagagGACGGAGCACCTGTTTTATTAAACAAA GCTGGGGAATCTGAAAAACTACAGAAAGTTGAGATCACGCTCTCCGATTGTTTGGCTTGCAGCGGTTGCATTACATCCGCGGAGAGCGTGTTAGTTACTCAACAGAGCCAGGAGGAGTTGCTAAAAGTATTTAGAGAGAAAGTGTCCCAATCTCGT aGCGGCGACGGTACATGTTCGACGTACATAGTAGTCAGCCTTTCCGTGCAGGCGGTGCTATCCATCGCGGAGCGTTATAATCTGAGTCCGGAACAAGGGCTGACTAAACTTGCTGGTTACTTTTATCAATTGGGAGCAGACACGGTTCTAGATATGACTGTAGCCGATGATTTTGCTCTTCTAGAGTCTGCGAAAGAATTTGTAGAACGTTACAAAGTAGCTAAAAGTGGTTCGAAGAATCAGCTACCAATGTTGTCGTCGTCTTGTCCAG GCTGGGTGTGTTATGCTGAGAAAACCCATGGTAGCTTCATACTTCCGTACATAAGCGTAACAAAGTCCCCTCAACAAATTATGGGATCGTTGGTTAAATATCATTTAGCTGAAACTATGGGTCTCTCGCCAGAGCAAGTATATCATGTCTCCCTTATGCCCTGTTACGATAAGAAGTTAGAGGCATCTAGAGAAGATTTTTACAACAACCAAAGTAAATCTAGAGACGTAGATTGTGTTATAACGCCAA TTGAATTAGAGCAAATGCTTAACGAGAACAATATTccgttaagtgaaataaatgaaaaggaAGTTCAAAGGCCTTTCGAACCGCAAATGGACAAGTTAAAGAATGATTTATACGGCCACAGCGGCTCAGGATCTGGTGGTTACGCTGATTTTATTCTTCGCTATGCTGCGAAGCAACTGTTCGACGAAGAGATCGTAACGGTTGAGTTTAGAAGTCtccgaaatcctgattttcagGAAGCAATTTTCCAAAAGGATGGAGAGACACTATTAACATTTGCAATCGCTAACGGATTTCGAAATATACAAAATCTAGTGCAAAAATTGAAACGAGGAAAATGCCCGTATGATTACGTTGAAGTTATGGCGTGCCCTTGTG GGTGTCTTAATGGAGGAGCTCAAATTAGACCCTCGAGTAACATCCAACCACGTGAATTGGCACTGAAATTGGACTCTATATATCACGAGCTACCTCAGAGTAATCCCGAGAAAAATCAGGTTGttcaaaatttgtataaaacttGGCTAGGTGGAGAGTACACTGACAAAGCTTTGACATTCTTCCACACGCAATACCATGAAATTAAGAAGATGAATACAGCTCTCGCAATAAAGTGGTAA
- the Josd gene encoding josephin domain containing isoform X1: MVASTAADMTGSIYHERQLNELCALHALNNLFQKKGYTKEELDQICYSLSPDVWINPHKSLLGIGNYDINVIMAALQRRGREAVWFDKRRDLNCLCLDNIEGFILNVPAEYKLGFILLPLKRRHWIALRKIHGTFYNLDSKLDSPQLIGKESDLLVFLKDQIDSKEKELFLVVSKEIDSSQGWLINTCANNEGISMDHDSITYIEDSLADMDLKKEESKEMNENEETLDNKNSRL; this comes from the exons ATGGTTGCGAGTACGGCAGCCGATATGACTGGATCCATATACCATGAAAGACaa CTGAACGAGCTCTGCGCGTTACAcgcattaaataatttatttcaaaagAAGGGATATACTAAAGAGGAATTGGACCAAATTTGTTATAGTTTAAGCCCAGATGTATGGATTAATCCTCATAAGTCATTGTTAGGAATCGGTAATTACGATATCAACGTTATTATGGCAGCGTTACAACGAAGAGGGCGCGAAGCAGTATGGTTCGATAAACGCAG AGATCTCAACTGTCTGTGTCTGGATAACATTGAAGGATTTATATTAAATGTGCCAGCAGAATATAAATTAGGTTTCATATTACTACCTTTAAAAAGACGTCATTGGATTGCCCTGAGGAAAATTCATGGCACCTTTTACAATCTCGACTCGAAGCTGGATTCCCCGCAACTTATAGGAAAG GAGAGCGACCTGCTTGTATTCTTAAAGGACCAGATAGATAGTAAGGAGAAGGAATTATTTCTTGTCGTGTCCAAGGAAATAGATAGCAGCCAAGGGTGGTTAATAAATACATGTGCGAATAATGAAGGAATTAGTATGGACCACGATTCGATTACGTACATCGAAGACAGCCTCGCGGATATGGATTTGAAAAAAGAGGAGTCTAAAGAAATGAACGAGAACGAAGAAACCTTAGATAATAAAAACTCTAG ACTCTAG
- the Josd gene encoding josephin domain containing isoform X2 has protein sequence MVASTAADMTGSIYHERQLNELCALHALNNLFQKKGYTKEELDQICYSLSPDVWINPHKSLLGIGNYDINVIMAALQRRGREAVWFDKRRDLNCLCLDNIEGFILNVPAEYKLGFILLPLKRRHWIALRKIHGTFYNLDSKLDSPQLIGKESDLLVFLKDQIDSKEKELFLVVSKEIDSSQGWLINTCANNEGISMDHDSITYIEDSLADMDLKKEESKEMNENEETLDNKNSR, from the exons ATGGTTGCGAGTACGGCAGCCGATATGACTGGATCCATATACCATGAAAGACaa CTGAACGAGCTCTGCGCGTTACAcgcattaaataatttatttcaaaagAAGGGATATACTAAAGAGGAATTGGACCAAATTTGTTATAGTTTAAGCCCAGATGTATGGATTAATCCTCATAAGTCATTGTTAGGAATCGGTAATTACGATATCAACGTTATTATGGCAGCGTTACAACGAAGAGGGCGCGAAGCAGTATGGTTCGATAAACGCAG AGATCTCAACTGTCTGTGTCTGGATAACATTGAAGGATTTATATTAAATGTGCCAGCAGAATATAAATTAGGTTTCATATTACTACCTTTAAAAAGACGTCATTGGATTGCCCTGAGGAAAATTCATGGCACCTTTTACAATCTCGACTCGAAGCTGGATTCCCCGCAACTTATAGGAAAG GAGAGCGACCTGCTTGTATTCTTAAAGGACCAGATAGATAGTAAGGAGAAGGAATTATTTCTTGTCGTGTCCAAGGAAATAGATAGCAGCCAAGGGTGGTTAATAAATACATGTGCGAATAATGAAGGAATTAGTATGGACCACGATTCGATTACGTACATCGAAGACAGCCTCGCGGATATGGATTTGAAAAAAGAGGAGTCTAAAGAAATGAACGAGAACGAAGAAACCTTAGATAATAAAAACTCTAGGTAA
- the LOC143367741 gene encoding WD repeat domain-containing protein 83, whose protein sequence is MEVEYRFIREIDCKQGAVRSVRFSVDGAYCLTCGSDRKLKLWNPHRGVALKTYGGHGDEVMDASASCDSSQIVSCGLDKSVILWDVSTGTPVRRLRGHVGAVNTVRFNEESSMAVSGSRDNSVMCWDVRSRGHDPAQCLSGAKDSISSVRVSDHEILTSSFDGKIRRYDIRVGEMYGDYMGDAVTCASFTRDGQCIAVSCADAVIRLMDKDSGELLGEFVGHMANNLCLESSVDAQDTRILSGSADGKLWIWDLVSQKVVAKLSGMKPTKHPVVSLSVHPQTNCFLATNGPSVLMWSTASAVQE, encoded by the exons ATGGAAGTTGAATACAGGTTCATAAGGGAGATAGATTGTAAACAAGGGGCTGTAAGATCGGTACGGTTCAGCG TTGACGGTGCATATTGTTTAACCTGTGGGTCGGACAGGAAATTGAAATTATGGAATCCGCACAGAGGTGTTGCTTTAAAAACGTACGGAGGGCACGGAGACGAAGTAATGGACGCTTCTGCGTCCTGCGACAGCAGCCAAATCGTGTCTTGCGGATTAGATAAGTCAGTTATTCTTTGGGACGTATCGACTGGGACTCCGGTTCGTCGTTTAAGAGGTCACGTAGGCGCTGTTAATACAGTAAG ATTCAACGAAGAATCTTCCATGGCTGTTTCTGGATCCCGTGACAATTCCGTTATGTGTTGGGACGTGCGTTCCAGAGGACACGATCCTGCGCAGTGCTTAAGCGGAGCTAAAGATTCCATTTCCAGCGTCAGAGTATCGGATCATGAAATCTTGACGTCCTCGTTTGATGGTAAAATACGTAGATACGATATACGTGTTGGCGAGATGTATGGGGATTATATGGGAG ACGCAGTGACGTGCGCAAGTTTCACACGAGACGGGCAATGTATAGCGGTTAGCTGCGCGGATGCTGTGATAAGGTTAATGGATAAGGATTCCGGGGAGTTGCTCGGAGAGTTCGTAGGTCATATGGCGAACAATTTGTGCTTGGAATCAAGCGTCGATGCCCAAGACACTCGCATTCTTTCCGGGTCAGCAGACGGGAAATTGTGGATATGGGATTTGGTCTCCCAGAAAGTGGTGGCGAAGTTATCGGGAatgaaaccaacgaaacatcctGTAGTATCATTAAGTGTCCACCCGCAAACAAACTGTTTCTTAGCCACTAATGGGCCGAGCGTGTTAATGTGGAGTACCGCGTCGGCGGTACAAGAATAA